In one Drosophila pseudoobscura strain MV-25-SWS-2005 chromosome X, UCI_Dpse_MV25, whole genome shotgun sequence genomic region, the following are encoded:
- the LOC4814824 gene encoding N(G),N(G)-dimethylarginine dimethylaminohydrolase 1, producing MSPKYTHAIVARISEALLESGPFDLKLAKRQHEQYCTLLREIGLDVIELPPDDMLPEGVFVENCAVICNGVALICRSNNPKRRREAASMAIILKKELDIPVIEMEDPHARLDGGDVLFTGREFFIGISGSTNEEGARAVAMAYPEYPVTPIRVNGSKRLKYYVTMAGPDVLCVSKSAPCQEIVKRMEREASFTYQKLTLPEETAANMLYINGTIVHRSPTEIPDAYKTLKEKIDIPTRNVNISEFSQYSSGLTSSCLLLRRWKSIRSI from the exons ATGTCACCGAAATACACGCACGCGATTGTGGCCAG AATCTCGGAGGCTCTACTCGAGAGCGGGCCTTTCGACCTGAAATTGGCTAAACGACAGCACGAACAATACTGCACTCTGCTGCGGGAGATTGGCCTGGATGTGATTGAACTGCCCCCCGACGACATGCTACCGGAGGGCGTATTCGTCGAGAACTGTGCGGTGATCTGCAATGGAGTGGCCCTCATATGCCGATCGAATAACCCCAAGCGTCGACGCGAGGCAGCCAGCATGGCCATTATTTTAAAGAAAGAGCTTGATATTCCCGTCATAGAAATGGAAGACCCTCATGCCCGGCTGGATGGCGGGGATGTGCTCTTCACGG GACGAGAGTTTTTCATTGGCATATCTGGGTCTACCAACGAAGAAGGAGCGCGAGCCGTGGCAATGGCATATCCCGAGTATCCAGTCACACCAATTCGG GTAAATGGATCAAAACGTTTAAAATACTACGTCACCATGGCCGGGCCGGATGTTCTGTGTGTAAGCAAGAGTGCACCGTGCCAGGAGATCGTGAAGCGGATGGAGCGAGAAGCTAGCTTCACTTACCAGAAGCTAACACTGCCCGAGGAGACTGCGGCGAATATGTTGTACATAAATGGAACCATTGTCCACAGATCCCCAACGGAAATTCCAGATGCATACAAG ACTTTGAAGGAGAAAATTGACATTCCAACACGCAACGTAAACATAAGCGAATTTAGTCAGTACTCCAGTGGGTTGACCTCTTCCTGCCTCTTGCTGCGACGCTGGAAGTCCATACGCAGCATCTAA